A portion of the Acidimicrobiales bacterium genome contains these proteins:
- the prfA gene encoding peptide chain release factor 1 encodes MWDRIESLEQELRDVGIRLSDPAVQSDQAQMADLGRRYKQLEEVVAAGLGLKATIGDLEVANEMLRDADGGDREEMRTEIRELEAKIETETEALRLLLLPPDPNADRNVIIEIRGAAGGEEANLFARELFTMYEAYAKRQGWRLEMLGASPSDLGGFTEVTALLSGDAVWTRMKHEAGTHRVQRVPVTESQGRIHTSSATLLALPEAEEVEVDINDNDLRIDTYRAGGPGGQSVNTMDSAVRITHLPTGVTVSMQDEKSQLKNKNKAMRVLRSRLLALEQEKANAEASDLRQSQVNTGDRSEKIRTYNFKENRVTDHRIGLTIHKLDRVLAGELDDVSDALVAEERQRQLEDTE; translated from the coding sequence GTGTGGGATCGCATCGAGAGCCTGGAGCAAGAGCTTCGCGACGTCGGAATTCGGCTCAGCGACCCCGCCGTGCAGTCGGACCAGGCCCAGATGGCCGACCTCGGCCGCCGCTACAAGCAGCTGGAGGAGGTCGTCGCGGCGGGCCTGGGGCTGAAAGCGACGATCGGCGACCTCGAGGTCGCCAATGAGATGCTCCGCGATGCCGACGGCGGCGATCGCGAGGAGATGCGGACCGAGATCCGCGAGCTCGAGGCGAAGATCGAGACGGAAACAGAGGCGCTCCGGCTGCTGCTGCTGCCGCCGGATCCCAACGCCGACCGCAACGTCATCATCGAGATCCGCGGCGCGGCGGGGGGCGAAGAGGCGAACCTCTTCGCTCGTGAGCTCTTCACGATGTACGAGGCCTACGCGAAGCGACAGGGCTGGCGGCTCGAGATGCTCGGCGCATCACCCTCCGACCTCGGTGGGTTCACCGAGGTCACTGCGTTGTTGAGCGGCGATGCGGTGTGGACGCGGATGAAGCACGAGGCGGGCACCCATCGTGTGCAGCGGGTGCCGGTGACCGAGTCGCAGGGCCGTATCCACACCTCGTCGGCCACGCTCCTGGCGCTGCCCGAGGCGGAGGAGGTCGAGGTCGACATCAACGACAACGACCTCCGCATCGACACCTACCGGGCCGGTGGTCCGGGTGGGCAGTCGGTCAACACGATGGACTCCGCGGTGCGCATCACCCATCTCCCCACCGGGGTCACGGTCTCGATGCAGGACGAGAAGAGCCAGCTCAAGAACAAGAACAAGGCCATGCGAGTTCTCCGTTCGCGGCTCCTTGCCCTCGAGCAGGAGAAGGCCAACGCCGAGGCGTCCGACCTTCGACAGAGCCAGGTCAACACCGGTGATCGGTCCGAGAAGATCCGCACCTACAACTTCAAGGAGAACCGGGTCACCGACCACCGCATCGGACTCACCATTCACAAGCTCGACCGCGTGCTCGCGGGCGAGCTCGACGACGTGAGCGACGCCCTCGTGGCCGAGGAGCGCCAGCGTCAACTCGAGGACACGGAGTGA